The Halalkalibacter krulwichiae genome has a segment encoding these proteins:
- the flgL gene encoding flagellar hook-associated protein FlgL — MRVTQMMLSQSSLRNLNQGYNRLAQIQDQLATGKKITRASQDPVVAMKGMRYRSQVTEVEQFKRNLSEAYNWMDTADAALDQATQVLQRMRELTTQAANDTNNAEDRANIAKEVKQLREHLESLGNTKNSNKYIFNGTDTTTAPIKNTNNMDLGVTALLNETTTDFSSIEVIYNGKTFQHVGTENGSHIFQDKSQTSPEYGSDAFASEATRLTISPSGAVTFQARNQDYNANDPTSQQQLTNSVSQRDVIVANANTVSINTQAVEVELLKGVTVPININAGDVFSTELFGDIIRLERALEDPKMKGTDLTSYIDNLFGHINTFVAERAELGARVNRVQMIENRLLEQEVNANRIMSENEDADLEKVIIDLMTQETVHRAALSSGARIIQPTLMDFLR; from the coding sequence ATGCGTGTCACACAAATGATGCTCTCCCAAAGCTCATTACGTAATTTAAATCAAGGATACAACCGGTTAGCGCAAATCCAAGACCAGCTTGCAACAGGGAAGAAGATAACACGTGCTTCACAAGATCCTGTTGTTGCAATGAAAGGGATGCGCTACCGCTCACAAGTAACAGAAGTCGAGCAGTTCAAGCGCAATCTAAGCGAAGCATACAACTGGATGGATACCGCTGATGCAGCACTTGATCAAGCGACACAAGTGCTGCAACGAATGCGCGAACTTACGACACAAGCAGCGAACGATACGAATAACGCTGAAGACCGCGCAAACATTGCAAAAGAAGTGAAGCAGCTCCGTGAACACTTGGAATCGCTCGGTAACACAAAGAACAGCAACAAATACATTTTCAACGGAACGGACACGACAACCGCACCGATTAAAAACACAAACAATATGGACCTTGGCGTTACCGCTTTACTAAATGAGACGACGACCGATTTCTCGTCGATTGAAGTGATTTATAACGGCAAAACGTTTCAGCATGTTGGAACAGAAAATGGTTCACATATTTTTCAAGATAAAAGTCAGACGAGCCCTGAATACGGTTCAGATGCGTTTGCAAGTGAAGCAACTCGGTTAACGATTAGCCCAAGCGGTGCTGTTACGTTCCAGGCGCGAAACCAAGACTATAACGCGAACGATCCAACAAGCCAGCAACAGCTAACAAATAGTGTCTCGCAACGAGATGTCATTGTCGCAAATGCAAACACGGTTTCTATTAACACTCAAGCGGTTGAAGTTGAATTGCTTAAAGGGGTTACGGTTCCGATCAATATTAACGCTGGAGATGTATTCAGTACCGAATTATTTGGCGACATCATCCGCCTTGAACGAGCACTCGAGGACCCAAAGATGAAAGGGACCGATCTCACAAGCTACATTGACAATTTATTTGGACACATCAACACATTTGTTGCTGAACGAGCAGAACTTGGCGCAAGAGTAAACCGCGTCCAAATGATTGAAAACCGCTTGCTCGAACAAGAAGTAAATGCGAACCGGATCATGTCAGAAAATGAAGACGCGGACCTTGAGAAAGTCATCATCGACTTAATGACTCAAGAAACGGTCCACCGTGCGGCCCTGTCATCAGGCGCACGAATCATTCAGCCTACTTTAATGGACTTCTTGCGATAA
- the flgK gene encoding flagellar hook-associated protein FlgK — translation MLSTFHALETARRAMMTQQYALHTTGHNIANANTEGYTRQRVNFTQTESYPSVGRNSPSVPGNLGTGVKAGSVQRIREEFLDVQYRNETNKVGYWQTRNQALTKMEDILNEPSEQGLSQQIDLFWTALQDLSADSEDAGARSVVRQRAVAVAETFNFLHDSLTMIQNDYQNEIEIKRLEINSLLSQLDLVNEQIRKTEPHGYVTNDLYDEQDRLLDQLSNLVNIQVQRVASVGNTNPAAEGAVTVTLIDDQGKPVQNEAGQPINLVDGTGASERAQFEIEFQPNAHFVTGFTVREGNGTGTNVLNTLPRGEMKALIEAYGYGTSPEDVTGVYPNMLKELNSMAEVFATEMNNIHSIGFTLADQNGVVHRGGDLFDLSGVGQGVGAAKAIKLDSNIQASLNNIAASSVNINSIVSGQRQVYQDLVNAPRDQQYFSNIVDFLTTSSNFTTGAPTAFAGDGTNAKRLADVKDTTLSFSNDSGTISTYYQGVIGDMAVSTQEAGRMMNSSLSLQDSVEYRRQSVSNVSLDEEMTMMIQYQHAYNAAARNITMVDEMLDRIINGMGVVGR, via the coding sequence GTGTTATCAACATTCCATGCATTAGAAACAGCCAGACGTGCGATGATGACGCAGCAATATGCGCTGCATACAACAGGTCACAACATTGCCAATGCCAATACAGAAGGCTACACAAGACAACGAGTGAACTTTACGCAAACCGAATCGTACCCATCTGTCGGCAGAAATAGCCCGAGTGTCCCAGGGAACCTTGGAACAGGGGTGAAAGCAGGCTCTGTTCAGCGGATACGTGAAGAGTTCCTTGATGTGCAATACCGCAATGAAACGAATAAGGTCGGATATTGGCAAACACGCAATCAAGCGTTAACGAAGATGGAGGACATTTTGAACGAACCATCGGAACAAGGCTTGAGCCAACAAATTGATTTGTTTTGGACAGCTCTGCAAGACTTATCAGCCGATTCTGAAGATGCTGGAGCGCGCTCGGTCGTTCGTCAACGTGCTGTAGCGGTCGCGGAGACGTTTAACTTTTTACATGACTCGTTAACAATGATTCAAAATGATTATCAAAACGAAATCGAAATCAAGCGCCTAGAAATCAACTCGTTGTTAAGCCAACTTGATTTAGTGAACGAACAAATCCGGAAAACAGAACCGCACGGCTATGTTACAAATGACTTATACGATGAGCAAGATCGCCTACTAGATCAGCTCTCGAATCTTGTAAACATTCAAGTTCAGCGCGTAGCTAGCGTTGGAAATACAAACCCTGCCGCAGAAGGAGCTGTGACGGTTACTTTAATTGATGATCAAGGCAAGCCGGTTCAAAATGAAGCAGGACAACCTATTAATCTAGTTGATGGAACCGGAGCAAGTGAGAGAGCTCAATTCGAAATTGAGTTTCAGCCAAACGCCCATTTTGTGACAGGCTTTACCGTCAGAGAAGGGAACGGAACGGGAACAAATGTCCTCAACACATTGCCACGCGGCGAAATGAAAGCTCTCATTGAAGCATACGGGTACGGAACATCACCTGAGGATGTCACTGGTGTCTATCCGAATATGCTGAAAGAATTAAATAGCATGGCCGAAGTGTTTGCAACGGAGATGAACAACATTCATTCGATCGGTTTTACGTTAGCGGATCAAAATGGAGTTGTTCACCGCGGTGGTGATTTATTTGATCTAAGTGGAGTTGGACAAGGAGTAGGGGCCGCAAAAGCGATCAAGCTTGATTCGAATATCCAAGCGAGCTTGAACAACATAGCCGCATCAAGTGTCAACATAAATAGCATCGTTTCAGGCCAAAGGCAAGTGTATCAAGATCTAGTCAATGCGCCACGTGATCAACAGTATTTCAGCAACATTGTCGACTTTTTAACTACAAGTTCAAACTTTACAACCGGCGCCCCGACAGCATTTGCCGGTGATGGGACAAACGCGAAGCGCCTTGCAGATGTGAAAGACACGACGCTATCTTTTTCTAATGATTCCGGTACGATCAGCACGTATTACCAAGGAGTCATCGGCGACATGGCTGTATCGACACAGGAAGCTGGCAGAATGATGAACAGTTCACTCTCGCTTCAAGACAGTGTCGAATACCGCAGGCAATCGGTTAGCAACGTCTCTCTCGATGAGGAAATGACGATGATGATTCAATACCAGCATGCTTACAATGCTGCAGCACGAAATATTACGATGGTTGATGAAATGCTCGACCGCATTATTAACGGTATGGGCGTCGTCGGCAGATAA
- a CDS encoding flagellar protein FlgN: MSIKAITQLIERLFEIHEQLYHLAVDKLEPIKKGDMKALEQIVREESKLAHKLQTTEMLRQKVVRTYLFEQGEAKEGATMTDVKRYATKEEAEKLELLQQQLLDYAQKLKQQNELNQDLIAESLRFVNLSLDLMVPHQEDVSYHPHEHEDRPIGNGRSIFDSKA; the protein is encoded by the coding sequence ATGTCGATCAAGGCGATTACTCAATTAATTGAACGTTTGTTTGAAATTCACGAGCAGTTGTATCACCTTGCAGTGGATAAGCTTGAACCAATAAAAAAAGGCGATATGAAGGCACTCGAGCAAATCGTTCGTGAGGAATCTAAGCTCGCTCATAAACTCCAAACGACAGAAATGCTGCGTCAAAAAGTCGTACGGACGTATTTATTTGAACAGGGAGAGGCAAAAGAAGGCGCAACGATGACCGATGTGAAGCGATATGCGACGAAAGAAGAAGCGGAAAAGCTTGAACTATTACAACAACAGCTTCTCGATTATGCCCAAAAGCTGAAACAGCAAAATGAACTGAATCAAGACTTAATCGCGGAATCGTTGCGATTTGTCAACCTCTCCCTCGATTTAATGGTCCCTCATCAAGAGGATGTCAGCTACCATCCGCATGAGCATGAGGACAGACCAATAGGAAACGGCCGCTCGATTTTTGATTCGAAAGCGTAA
- the flgM gene encoding flagellar biosynthesis anti-sigma factor FlgM: MKINPYNSIPQNPYRKQIEKTEKAATTEAKRDKVEISSEALSMQQVTKVEKERQEKVEALKKQIASGEYKVDSKAIANKLYDYWNNN; encoded by the coding sequence ATGAAAATTAATCCATATAACTCCATTCCGCAAAATCCATATCGAAAGCAAATCGAGAAAACAGAAAAAGCGGCGACTACAGAAGCGAAACGAGATAAAGTAGAAATTTCATCAGAAGCTTTATCAATGCAGCAAGTGACGAAGGTCGAAAAAGAACGACAAGAGAAAGTCGAAGCATTGAAAAAGCAAATTGCCTCTGGAGAATACAAAGTCGATTCAAAAGCAATTGCTAATAAACTATATGATTATTGGAACAACAACTAG
- a CDS encoding TIGR03826 family flagellar region protein produces MKNVENCPNCGKIFIKALRSICPQCYMEQEGHFETVSKFMRSKHNRMATMVEVHEKTGVTLTLLQQFVREGRLSTKLFPNLGYPCESCGEIIQQGRICDGCKGYILKGLKQDQQEKDFQERTKEKHRMERTYHTLKDRIE; encoded by the coding sequence ATGAAGAATGTTGAAAACTGTCCGAATTGTGGAAAGATCTTCATTAAGGCTTTGCGTTCGATTTGTCCACAATGTTACATGGAACAAGAGGGACATTTTGAAACGGTCTCAAAATTCATGAGGTCGAAGCATAATCGAATGGCGACAATGGTCGAAGTTCATGAGAAAACAGGTGTTACTCTTACTTTGCTTCAGCAATTTGTTCGGGAAGGCCGCCTGAGTACAAAGTTGTTCCCAAACTTAGGCTATCCTTGTGAATCTTGTGGGGAGATTATTCAACAAGGAAGAATTTGTGATGGGTGCAAGGGTTATATTCTAAAAGGGTTAAAGCAAGATCAACAAGAAAAGGACTTTCAAGAACGAACAAAGGAAAAACATCGAATGGAACGAACGTATCATACATTAAAAGATCGGATTGAATAA
- a CDS encoding ComF family protein, with protein sequence MRRCLSCHEHFIEPVSWRTLFLLEQAALLCQLCEAELVPLRDLRCIRCSRSLQTLPQNYIKESQCLDCWRWEQRADTTGLLTRNCSLYEYNAFLKEWLAVYKYRGDAEIARFFSPLMHKLYRTEFAGYLPVAIPLSDERLYARGFNQAELLIKEWSETSDVLKRKTSEKQSKKNRDQRITDFQKQTFQINEENVSRIHQKKIVLIDDVYTTGTTIRQACKMLLAHGAKEVASMTIAR encoded by the coding sequence ATGAGGCGATGTCTGTCGTGCCATGAACATTTCATCGAACCGGTTAGTTGGAGAACACTCTTTCTGCTTGAACAGGCAGCCCTTCTCTGTCAGCTTTGTGAAGCAGAGCTTGTGCCACTTCGCGATCTTCGCTGCATACGTTGCTCGCGATCGCTTCAAACATTGCCGCAAAACTACATCAAAGAAAGTCAGTGCCTCGATTGCTGGCGTTGGGAACAGCGAGCTGATACAACAGGTTTGCTTACCCGCAACTGTTCGTTGTATGAGTACAATGCTTTTTTAAAAGAGTGGCTTGCGGTATACAAATATCGCGGTGATGCAGAGATCGCTCGGTTTTTCTCGCCGCTGATGCACAAGCTTTACCGGACGGAATTTGCTGGCTATTTGCCCGTTGCGATTCCGTTAAGTGACGAACGACTTTACGCGAGAGGTTTTAATCAAGCTGAACTGCTCATCAAAGAATGGAGCGAGACGAGTGATGTTTTGAAGAGAAAAACAAGTGAAAAGCAAAGCAAGAAAAATCGAGACCAACGAATTACCGATTTTCAGAAGCAGACGTTTCAAATCAACGAGGAAAACGTGTCTCGTATTCATCAAAAGAAAATCGTCTTAATTGATGATGTTTACACAACAGGGACAACGATTCGGCAAGCTTGTAAAATGTTACTAGCGCACGGGGCGAAAGAGGTGGCATCGATGACGATTGCGAGATAG
- a CDS encoding helicase-related protein, whose translation MFSLSVICGAGKTEVLFHGLERAFALGKRVLLSTPRTDVVKELSPRIQNSFPHTHISTLYGGQKERKFGAQLVLSTTHQAMRFYKTFDVVIVDEVDAFPFSYDKSLQYAVEQAAKPNAAMIYLSATPSKSVLFTPNLHVVKIPKRYHGYPLPVPRFQWLGNWSKKLSKNTLPEPVAHWITRHQHKPKLIFVPSTRALKTLSNILNQRQIDHFAVHAKEPTRHEAVAQFRTRKKSLMLTTTILERGVTFADVQVAVFGADDAIFEESALVQIAGRAGRKETAPTGDVVFFHYGVTNEMLKARSHIANMNEEGGF comes from the coding sequence ATGTTTTCATTGTCGGTTATTTGTGGAGCTGGGAAAACAGAAGTGCTGTTTCACGGCTTAGAACGAGCTTTTGCGCTTGGAAAACGTGTCCTCTTATCCACACCCCGTACCGATGTTGTCAAAGAGTTATCCCCGAGAATTCAGAATAGTTTTCCACATACACACATTTCAACGCTCTATGGTGGACAAAAAGAGCGAAAATTCGGAGCACAATTGGTGTTATCCACAACCCATCAAGCGATGCGTTTTTACAAAACCTTTGATGTCGTCATCGTCGATGAAGTTGATGCCTTTCCGTTTTCTTATGATAAGAGCCTTCAATATGCGGTTGAACAAGCAGCAAAACCGAATGCCGCGATGATCTATTTAAGTGCCACTCCTTCTAAGTCCGTCTTATTTACTCCGAACTTACACGTCGTCAAAATCCCGAAACGTTACCATGGTTACCCACTGCCCGTCCCACGTTTTCAATGGCTTGGCAATTGGTCGAAAAAACTAAGTAAAAACACCTTACCAGAACCGGTCGCTCATTGGATTACTCGCCATCAGCATAAACCAAAACTGATTTTTGTTCCTTCAACGAGAGCATTAAAAACATTATCAAACATTCTCAACCAGCGGCAAATCGACCATTTTGCCGTTCATGCAAAAGAACCAACTCGTCATGAGGCAGTGGCTCAATTTCGAACGAGGAAAAAGTCCTTAATGCTTACGACGACGATTTTAGAACGAGGCGTGACATTTGCTGATGTGCAAGTCGCGGTGTTCGGAGCAGATGATGCCATTTTTGAAGAGTCTGCTCTCGTCCAAATTGCCGGCAGGGCAGGCAGAAAAGAAACAGCTCCAACAGGAGACGTCGTCTTTTTCCATTATGGTGTGACGAACGAAATGCTCAAAGCCCGTAGCCATATTGCGAACATGAATGAGGAAGGAGGATTTTGA
- a CDS encoding peptidoglycan recognition protein family protein — MTKIIDIRNETPKRSTRAESRIKKIARHHSATLTGDFWSFWNGRWKGLGWLTGGYHEIIFPDGTVQLCYDSTVITNGVKDHNTVTYHICMVGNGSFTDAQEKAWEERCKLAMKRFGLKESDVLGHKEFSGQNTACPGIDMNKVRASLKGNKVEVKEEVIKEVVKPVVKGVQTSSQRVLRNVRPFMTGEDVKVVQRAVGAKVDGFYGDETERLVRAFQEQHNLMIDGIAGPQVFNAIKAGKKLSKPKYSRLLRVASPMMRGKDVEAVQTALGVAIDGWYGPVTEGAVKDFQRSQGISVDGIVGPQTWSKLF; from the coding sequence ATGACTAAAATTATTGATATCAGAAACGAAACCCCTAAACGATCTACACGTGCTGAGTCTCGAATTAAAAAAATCGCTCGCCATCACTCAGCCACACTAACAGGGGACTTTTGGTCCTTCTGGAACGGTAGATGGAAAGGACTAGGCTGGTTAACGGGTGGTTACCATGAGATTATCTTTCCAGATGGGACGGTTCAACTCTGTTATGATTCTACCGTTATTACAAATGGGGTAAAAGACCACAACACTGTCACGTATCACATTTGTATGGTTGGTAACGGCTCATTTACAGACGCCCAAGAAAAGGCATGGGAAGAACGTTGTAAACTTGCTATGAAGCGTTTTGGATTGAAAGAAAGTGATGTTCTAGGTCATAAAGAATTTAGTGGTCAAAACACAGCGTGCCCTGGCATTGATATGAACAAAGTAAGAGCATCACTTAAAGGGAATAAAGTAGAAGTGAAAGAAGAAGTCATTAAAGAAGTAGTCAAGCCAGTTGTAAAAGGGGTTCAAACGTCCTCACAACGAGTTTTAAGGAACGTTAGACCATTTATGACAGGAGAGGATGTAAAAGTTGTTCAACGTGCTGTAGGAGCTAAAGTGGATGGTTTCTATGGGGATGAAACAGAACGTCTTGTAAGAGCATTCCAAGAGCAGCACAACCTCATGATTGATGGAATAGCAGGACCTCAAGTCTTTAATGCTATCAAAGCTGGTAAGAAGCTTTCTAAACCTAAATACAGTCGTTTATTACGTGTGGCTTCTCCTATGATGAGAGGAAAAGACGTTGAAGCCGTTCAAACAGCTCTAGGAGTAGCTATTGATGGTTGGTATGGTCCAGTAACAGAAGGAGCAGTTAAAGACTTCCAACGTTCTCAAGGGATCTCTGTAGATGGTATTGTCGGCCCTCAAACTTGGAGTAAATTGTTTTAA
- a CDS encoding phage holin — MDKQTVIRIIVFALAWVNTLLANTVYDLSWIDEESVSLFVAFVWSMWTGWKDNDIRKKTIENKAKLKELEEMKNND; from the coding sequence ATGGATAAGCAAACCGTTATTCGAATTATTGTATTCGCTTTAGCTTGGGTTAACACTCTTTTAGCTAATACGGTTTATGACCTATCGTGGATAGATGAAGAGTCTGTATCGTTGTTTGTAGCGTTTGTATGGTCTATGTGGACAGGTTGGAAAGATAATGACATTCGAAAAAAGACTATTGAAAATAAGGCTAAGTTAAAAGAATTAGAGGAGATGAAGAATAATGACTAA